One window from the genome of Halostella litorea encodes:
- a CDS encoding thermonuclease family protein, translated as MRRRTFLATLAAASAGGTASAALDTTASRYATTIADLAFDSTGSLLNGSEQPLTDDSVVAVWAEDAASISDADGNGDAVSYPDGTPIPLVGVDGSVAGFGTMLVDDDQDFATGNEEFVLNVWDDLAGSGTVLWDEGHGQFYDLASFGQFESYAESNGYDVQATGDLTADLDGASAVVITSPSNAFSDAEIDALTSFASGGGAVFLHHQSDFDNYDETANINAVASALGVPFRFNDAQVVDGTNNAGVEYVPTTGQFNDSFPYFEDREGIATGPGLDPSQRYTVDVVSVADGDTFDVEFEDGTQETVRVLGVDTPESASAASAERPEEWEGLSYDETTSGVRPVSALSFYSGTSLIAPDGSPYTDGATTAVLAPEGSTISDADGNGDAVSYPDADVPLAAVDGSVAAVGSFLVNNDGLDSDGSNFVLNVWDDLTGGDATVAWYDNGQFDGFDSFSDFVSNAEGAGYSVSAVDSLDGTLSDVDLVACSQPQQPSDAELDALASFVDDGGAVYVTGKSDFDDHDKTAASNAILEAAGAPFRFNDAQVVDGSGNFQFDTSRFDTSFPYFGGGGGSDVEYPYLVEWANEATSFAESALSGATVDIYFDENEGLTDPYGRVLAYADYDASGDGNRDTTYNARLIEDGLARSYGSTLARHDEFWQLENAARTAGRGLWAESDISKAATVRNGPVDELFFPDAAAVASADGSLDGRAPVAAGDGTPLVGVDDAANVALVGSPFVDESYEAAEGFAVDTSGYGNFAFLSNLIDHLSERSGDVLIDGGHGQFGVDYALSGEDAAYYQRYLEGVGLNLEQVNDSYESRLADARAVLVTTPASAFAAEDVTTLTEFAADGGAVILLGSAAAPSEATANLDDLASGLGTDLRLGGGVTDSGSNVNGEPSIPVTSNFDSSFGLFDSYDPSTGGDGGSTPTLSVTFPENGGVGGTVPAELSLSNAPEGLAGFDVTVTVDDTGVAAIEDATLADAFRADVSEVSVADDGSSVTLAASDIDDQVESGASDVGLATLTVALNAEGSTGVTLQTDALDADGGAAIDAATDTGTVTVSSVGRVGDNDLPTDPDGDGKYEDLNGNGELDFDDVVVFFDHRDDDAVANNPGAFDFNGNGRVDFDDINSLFDEV; from the coding sequence GTGAGGCGACGAACCTTCCTCGCCACGCTCGCCGCCGCCTCCGCAGGCGGGACGGCCAGCGCGGCGCTCGATACGACGGCGTCCCGATACGCAACCACCATCGCCGACCTCGCGTTCGACTCGACCGGTTCGCTGCTGAACGGCAGCGAGCAACCGCTCACCGACGACTCGGTGGTCGCGGTGTGGGCCGAGGACGCGGCGTCGATATCCGACGCCGACGGCAACGGCGACGCGGTCAGCTACCCCGACGGCACGCCTATCCCGCTGGTCGGCGTCGACGGGTCGGTCGCCGGCTTCGGCACGATGCTGGTCGACGACGACCAGGACTTCGCGACCGGGAACGAGGAGTTCGTCCTGAACGTCTGGGACGACCTGGCCGGCAGCGGGACGGTGCTCTGGGACGAGGGCCACGGCCAGTTCTACGACCTCGCGTCGTTCGGGCAGTTCGAGTCCTACGCCGAGTCGAACGGCTACGACGTGCAGGCGACCGGCGACCTGACGGCCGACCTCGACGGGGCGAGCGCGGTCGTGATCACGTCGCCCTCCAACGCCTTCTCCGACGCTGAAATCGACGCGCTCACGTCGTTCGCCAGCGGCGGCGGGGCCGTCTTCCTCCACCACCAGTCCGACTTCGACAACTACGACGAGACGGCGAACATCAACGCCGTCGCCTCGGCGCTCGGCGTCCCCTTCCGGTTCAACGACGCGCAGGTCGTCGACGGGACGAACAACGCCGGCGTCGAGTACGTCCCCACGACCGGCCAGTTCAACGATAGCTTCCCGTACTTCGAGGACCGCGAGGGGATCGCGACGGGGCCGGGGCTCGACCCGAGCCAGCGCTACACCGTCGACGTCGTCTCGGTCGCCGACGGCGACACGTTCGACGTCGAGTTCGAGGACGGCACGCAGGAGACGGTCCGCGTGCTCGGGGTCGACACGCCGGAGTCGGCCAGCGCGGCGAGCGCGGAGCGCCCCGAGGAGTGGGAGGGACTGAGCTACGACGAGACGACGAGCGGCGTCCGTCCCGTCTCCGCGCTGTCGTTTTACTCCGGGACGAGCCTGATCGCCCCCGACGGGTCGCCCTACACCGACGGAGCGACGACGGCGGTGCTGGCCCCCGAGGGATCGACGATCAGCGACGCCGACGGCAACGGCGACGCCGTCAGCTACCCGGACGCCGACGTCCCGCTGGCCGCCGTCGACGGGAGCGTCGCGGCGGTCGGCTCCTTCCTCGTCAACAACGACGGTCTGGATTCGGACGGCTCGAACTTCGTCCTGAACGTCTGGGACGACCTGACCGGGGGCGACGCGACGGTCGCCTGGTACGACAACGGCCAGTTCGACGGCTTCGACAGCTTCTCGGACTTCGTGAGCAACGCCGAAGGGGCCGGCTACTCGGTCTCGGCGGTCGACTCGCTTGACGGCACCCTCTCCGACGTCGACCTCGTCGCCTGCAGCCAGCCACAGCAGCCCTCGGACGCCGAACTCGACGCGCTCGCGTCGTTCGTCGACGACGGCGGGGCCGTCTACGTGACGGGGAAGTCCGACTTCGATGACCACGACAAAACCGCGGCGTCGAACGCAATCCTCGAAGCGGCCGGCGCGCCGTTCCGGTTCAACGACGCGCAGGTCGTCGACGGGAGCGGGAACTTCCAGTTCGATACCTCGCGGTTCGACACCTCGTTCCCGTACTTCGGCGGGGGCGGCGGCTCCGACGTCGAGTACCCCTACCTCGTCGAGTGGGCCAACGAGGCGACGTCGTTCGCCGAGTCGGCGCTCTCCGGCGCGACCGTCGACATCTACTTCGACGAGAACGAGGGACTCACCGACCCGTACGGTCGCGTGCTCGCGTACGCCGACTACGACGCGTCCGGCGACGGCAACCGCGACACGACCTACAACGCCCGGCTGATCGAGGACGGGCTGGCCCGGTCGTACGGCTCGACGCTCGCGCGCCACGACGAGTTCTGGCAACTGGAGAACGCGGCTCGGACCGCGGGGCGCGGCCTCTGGGCCGAGAGCGACATCTCGAAAGCGGCCACGGTCCGCAACGGCCCCGTCGACGAACTCTTTTTCCCCGACGCCGCTGCGGTGGCGAGCGCGGACGGGTCGCTCGACGGCCGCGCGCCGGTCGCCGCGGGGGACGGCACCCCGCTGGTCGGCGTCGACGACGCCGCGAACGTCGCGCTCGTCGGCTCGCCGTTCGTCGACGAGAGCTACGAGGCCGCGGAGGGCTTCGCCGTCGACACCAGCGGCTACGGGAACTTCGCGTTCCTGTCGAACCTCATCGACCACCTCTCCGAGCGCTCGGGCGACGTGTTGATCGACGGCGGGCACGGCCAGTTCGGCGTCGACTACGCGCTCTCCGGCGAGGACGCCGCCTACTACCAGCGCTACCTGGAGGGCGTCGGCCTGAACCTCGAACAGGTCAACGATTCGTACGAGTCCCGGCTGGCCGACGCCCGGGCGGTCCTCGTCACGACGCCCGCGTCGGCGTTCGCCGCCGAGGACGTGACGACGCTCACCGAGTTCGCCGCCGACGGCGGGGCCGTGATCCTGCTCGGGAGCGCCGCCGCGCCGAGCGAGGCGACGGCCAACCTCGACGACCTGGCGTCGGGCCTCGGCACCGACCTCCGCCTCGGCGGCGGCGTCACGGACAGCGGTTCGAACGTCAACGGGGAGCCGTCGATCCCCGTCACCTCCAACTTCGATAGCTCCTTCGGCCTGTTCGACTCCTACGACCCGAGCACCGGCGGCGACGGCGGGTCGACGCCGACGCTGTCGGTGACGTTCCCCGAGAACGGGGGCGTCGGCGGGACCGTGCCCGCCGAGCTATCCCTGTCGAACGCGCCCGAGGGCCTCGCCGGGTTCGACGTGACGGTGACCGTCGACGACACCGGCGTCGCCGCCATTGAGGACGCGACCCTGGCCGACGCGTTCCGGGCCGACGTGAGCGAGGTGTCGGTCGCGGACGACGGCTCGTCGGTGACGCTGGCGGCCTCCGACATCGACGACCAGGTCGAGAGCGGCGCGAGCGACGTGGGACTGGCGACGCTCACCGTCGCGCTCAACGCCGAGGGGTCGACCGGCGTGACGCTGCAAACGGACGCGCTCGACGCTGACGGCGGCGCGGCCATCGATGCGGCGACCGACACCGGGACCGTGACGGTGTCGTCCGTCGGCCGCGTCGGCGACAACGACCTGCCGACGGACCCGGACGGCGACGGGAAGTACGAGGACCTGAACGGCAACGGCGAACTCGACTTCGACGACGTGGTCGTGTTCTTCGACCACCGCGACGACGACGCCGTCGCGAACAACCCCGGCGCGTTCGACTTCAACGGCAACGGACGGGTCGACTTCGACGACATCAACTCGCTCTTCGATGAGGTCTGA
- a CDS encoding acyl-CoA dehydrogenase family protein, translating into MEFDLPDEHRMIRDSVREFCEAEIAPIAQEIEDEHRFPAEVFDQLADLDVMGVPVAEEYGGLGGDQLMYSLVTEELGRVSGSVGLSYAAHVSLATKPIELFGTEEQKERWLRPLAEGEYVGGWALTEPESGSDASDMDTVAERDGDEWVLNGTKQFITNASEAGSVLVKAVTDPDAGYDGISTFIVDPREDDGFEVTTVWDKMGLNASPTCEIQLDDVRLPEDRLLGEEGDGWDQTKKTLDGGRISIAALSVGLAQGAYEAAKEYSTEREQFGQPISKFDAVRDKVVAMERKTERARLLTRKAAWKYDRGESVTKASALAKLDASEAAREVAEEAVQTLGGYGYTTDFAPQRFYRDAKLMEIGEGTSEIQHLVIGRELGL; encoded by the coding sequence ATGGAGTTCGATCTGCCCGACGAGCACCGGATGATCCGGGACAGCGTCCGGGAGTTCTGCGAGGCGGAGATCGCCCCCATCGCCCAGGAAATCGAGGACGAACACCGGTTCCCCGCGGAGGTGTTCGACCAGCTCGCCGACCTGGACGTGATGGGCGTCCCCGTCGCCGAGGAGTACGGCGGGCTCGGCGGCGACCAGCTCATGTACTCGCTCGTCACCGAGGAACTGGGCCGGGTGTCCGGCTCCGTCGGCCTCTCCTACGCCGCCCACGTCAGCCTCGCCACCAAGCCCATCGAACTGTTCGGCACCGAGGAGCAAAAGGAGCGCTGGCTCCGCCCGCTCGCCGAGGGCGAGTACGTCGGCGGGTGGGCGCTGACGGAGCCGGAAAGCGGGAGCGACGCCAGCGACATGGACACCGTCGCCGAGCGGGACGGCGACGAGTGGGTGCTGAACGGCACCAAGCAGTTCATCACCAACGCCAGCGAGGCCGGCAGCGTCCTCGTGAAGGCCGTCACGGACCCCGACGCCGGCTACGACGGCATCTCCACGTTCATCGTCGACCCGCGCGAGGACGACGGGTTCGAGGTGACGACGGTGTGGGACAAGATGGGGCTGAACGCCTCGCCGACCTGCGAGATCCAGCTCGACGACGTGCGCCTCCCCGAGGACCGTCTGCTGGGCGAGGAAGGCGACGGCTGGGACCAGACGAAAAAGACCCTTGACGGCGGCCGCATCTCCATCGCCGCGCTCTCCGTCGGACTGGCACAGGGAGCCTACGAGGCGGCGAAGGAGTACTCGACGGAGCGCGAGCAGTTCGGTCAGCCCATCTCGAAGTTCGACGCCGTCCGCGACAAGGTCGTGGCGATGGAGCGCAAGACCGAGCGCGCTCGGCTGCTCACCCGCAAGGCCGCCTGGAAGTACGACCGGGGCGAGTCCGTCACGAAGGCGAGCGCGCTCGCCAAACTGGACGCCAGCGAGGCGGCCCGCGAGGTCGCCGAGGAGGCGGTCCAGACGCTCGGCGGCTACGGCTACACGACCGACTTCGCGCCCCAGCGGTTCTACCGCGACGCCAAGCTGATGGAGATCGGCGAGGGGACCAGCGAGATCCAGCACCTCGTCATCGGCCGCGAACTCGGCCTGTAG
- a CDS encoding YciE/YciF ferroxidase family protein yields the protein MSESRQHIETLEGLFEYQLEGIYDVETTLVSELDEMAMATTNDHLQSGFSKHRGETETHVERVERAFREYGVEPRRRNDAVVDALAKERRQFAGMVRDDDLKNLHLLDGAIKAERLEISSYESVLTVANRLDLDSDVTDPLEANLEEETETLRKLEGLSSGSEMTSLWDRLTGG from the coding sequence ATGAGCGAATCGAGACAGCACATCGAGACGCTGGAGGGACTGTTCGAGTACCAGTTGGAGGGGATCTACGACGTGGAGACGACGCTCGTGAGCGAACTGGACGAGATGGCGATGGCGACGACCAACGACCACCTGCAGAGCGGTTTCAGCAAACACCGCGGGGAGACCGAGACCCACGTCGAGCGCGTCGAACGCGCCTTCCGCGAGTACGGGGTCGAACCGCGCCGGCGCAACGACGCGGTCGTCGACGCCCTGGCGAAGGAACGCCGGCAGTTCGCGGGGATGGTCCGGGACGACGACCTGAAGAACCTCCACCTCCTCGACGGGGCGATAAAGGCCGAGCGGCTGGAGATAAGCAGCTACGAGTCGGTGCTGACGGTCGCGAACAGGCTGGACCTCGACAGCGATGTGACGGACCCGCTGGAGGCGAACCTGGAGGAGGAGACCGAGACCCTGCGGAAGTTGGAGGGGCTCTCGTCGGGGTCCGAGATGACGTCGCTCTGGGACCGGCTGACGGGCGGCTGA